Proteins found in one Anopheles aquasalis chromosome 3, idAnoAquaMG_Q_19, whole genome shotgun sequence genomic segment:
- the LOC126578426 gene encoding ras-related protein Rap1 isoform X1, with translation MKGRHLRRRFSLQPSFMKDDSTEERPRREKPIKNDENSINSNVRHKIVMMGAAKVGKSSLITQFLYSSFSPKYKRTVEEMHHGHFSVGGVNLTLDILDTSGSYEFPAMRALSISSADAFILVYDVTDSGTFEEVKAIREQIHEIKSTTAVPIVVVGNKNDLSEEDEDLRQVPRDTTESLVTVDWENGFVEASAKLNRNVTQIFKELLVQAKITYNLSPALRRRRRQSLPQQASTGSAGAPATPQASPSVHVPSVAQLQHLQQIQDKSLGGKRNSCILS, from the exons ATGAAGGGTAGACATCTACGACGCCGGTTCAGCCTGCAGCCATCGTTCATGAAGGATGACTCTACCGAAGAGCGACCGAGGCGAGAAAA ACCCATAAAGAACGATGAAAATTCCATAAACTCCAACGTGCGCCACAAGATCGTGATGATGGGTGCGGCCAAGGTCGGCAAAAGCTCGCTCATCACCCAGTTCCTGTACAGCAGCTTCTCGCCAAAGTACAAGCGAACCGTGGAGGAGATGCACCACGGTCACTTCTCGGTCGGAGGCGTAAATCTTACCCTCGACATCCTGGACACCTCCGGTTCCTACGAG TTTCCGGCGATGCGAGCGCTCTCCATCTCGTCAGCGGATGCATTCATCCTGGTGTATGACGTCACCGATAGCGGCACGTTCGAGGAGGTGAAGGCGATACGTGAGCAGATTCACGAGATCAAATCAACCACCGCGGTCCCGATAGTGGTCGTGGGCAACAAGAACGATCTGAGCGAGGAAGATGAAGACTTACGGCAG GTGCCACGAGACACAACCGAATCGCTGGTGACGGTCGACTGGGAAAATGGGTTCGTCGAAGCTTCGGCTAAACTGAATCGAAACGTAACTCAG ATTTTCAAGGAACTGTTAGTGCAAGCGAAAATTACTTACAACCTTAGCCCAGCGCTTCGTCGCAGGAGACGCCAGTCGCTGCCCCAGCAGGCTAGCACGGGAAGTGCGGGTGCACCAGCAACGCCCCAGGCCTCGCCAAGCGTTCACGTTCCATCCGTCGCCCAGCTacagcatctgcagcagatACAGGACAAAAGCCTGGGTGGAAAGCGTAACTCGTGCATCCTCTCGTAA
- the LOC126578426 gene encoding ras-related protein Rap1 isoform X2, with translation MKGRHLRRRFSLQPSFMKDDSTEERPRREKPIKNDENSINSNVRHKIVMMGAAKVGKSSLITQFLYSSFSPKYKRTVEEMHHGHFSVGGVNLTLDILDTSGSYEFPAMRALSISSADAFILVYDVTDSGTFEEVKAIREQIHEIKSTTAVPIVVVGNKNDLSEEDEDLRQVPRDTTESLVTVDWENGFVEASAKLNRNVTQELLVQAKITYNLSPALRRRRRQSLPQQASTGSAGAPATPQASPSVHVPSVAQLQHLQQIQDKSLGGKRNSCILS, from the exons ATGAAGGGTAGACATCTACGACGCCGGTTCAGCCTGCAGCCATCGTTCATGAAGGATGACTCTACCGAAGAGCGACCGAGGCGAGAAAA ACCCATAAAGAACGATGAAAATTCCATAAACTCCAACGTGCGCCACAAGATCGTGATGATGGGTGCGGCCAAGGTCGGCAAAAGCTCGCTCATCACCCAGTTCCTGTACAGCAGCTTCTCGCCAAAGTACAAGCGAACCGTGGAGGAGATGCACCACGGTCACTTCTCGGTCGGAGGCGTAAATCTTACCCTCGACATCCTGGACACCTCCGGTTCCTACGAG TTTCCGGCGATGCGAGCGCTCTCCATCTCGTCAGCGGATGCATTCATCCTGGTGTATGACGTCACCGATAGCGGCACGTTCGAGGAGGTGAAGGCGATACGTGAGCAGATTCACGAGATCAAATCAACCACCGCGGTCCCGATAGTGGTCGTGGGCAACAAGAACGATCTGAGCGAGGAAGATGAAGACTTACGGCAG GTGCCACGAGACACAACCGAATCGCTGGTGACGGTCGACTGGGAAAATGGGTTCGTCGAAGCTTCGGCTAAACTGAATCGAAACGTAACTCAG GAACTGTTAGTGCAAGCGAAAATTACTTACAACCTTAGCCCAGCGCTTCGTCGCAGGAGACGCCAGTCGCTGCCCCAGCAGGCTAGCACGGGAAGTGCGGGTGCACCAGCAACGCCCCAGGCCTCGCCAAGCGTTCACGTTCCATCCGTCGCCCAGCTacagcatctgcagcagatACAGGACAAAAGCCTGGGTGGAAAGCGTAACTCGTGCATCCTCTCGTAA
- the LOC126575556 gene encoding microfibril-associated glycoprotein 4-like gives MITIITLCVVLLSCAPTSGDPFEVEPFQEPKTTLLLQILKRLEEIDQRISVVERRIQGNQQMVVSAIAKQLGGISDKLEHINKTLRQNVGTYYDSCVEAPEMMSDVYTIRPPASSVAPFKAFCEQRYQQGGWMVLLRRFDGSLNFTRNWTDYRDGFGDAAGEHWIGLERMHRITTSDYYELLVYLKDFDGVTKTARYSEVEVANEANGYRLTLGTFVEGKAKDSLRASDGSMFSTYDRDNDLHAGSCAAFYASGWWYRNCMNANLSGLYRQHDPNNATMNWYGFHDDLQGLKEATMMIRVVSN, from the exons ATGATTACAATTATTACGCTGTGTGTCGTGCTGCTGTCGTGCGCACCAACGAGCGGTGACCCTTTCGAGGTCGAACCATTTCAGGAGCCGAAAACCACGCTTCTGCTACA GATTCTCAAACGATTGGAAGAGATTGATCAACGTATAAGTGTCGTCGAGCGAAG GATACAGGGCAACCAGCAGATGGTGGTGTCCGCCATCGCGAAGCAACTGGGTGGTATCAGTG ATAAGCTCGAGCACATCAACAAAACATTACGTCAAAATG tgGGCACCTACTACGATTCCTGCGTCGAGGCGCCGGAAATGATGAGCGATGTGTATACGATCAGACCACCGGCCTCGAGTGTTGCACCCTTCAAGGCCTTCTGCGAGCAACGCTACCAACAAGGTGGCTGGATGGTTCTGTTGCGTCGATTCGATGGTTCGCTCAATTTTACCCGCAACTGGACCGACTACAGGGATGGGTTCGGGGATGCGGCCGGTGAACACTGGATCGGGCTGGAGCGAATGCACCGCATCACTACGTCGGATTACTACGAGCTGCTGGTGTACCTGAAGGACTTTGATGGCGTCACTAAGACGGCCCGGTATAGTGAGGTCGAGGTGGCCAACGAAGCCAATGGTTATCGGTTAACGCTCGGGACATTCGTCGAAGGAAAGGCAAAGGATTCGCTGCGTGCTAGCGATGGTTCGATGTTTTCCACGTACGACCGTGATAATGACCTGCACGCCGGTTCCTGTGCGGCATTCTATGCGAGCGGTTGGTGGTACCGGAACTGTATGAATGC caatCTAAGTGGTCTATATCGTCAACACGATCCAAATAATGCGACGATGAATTGGTACGGATTTCATGACGATCTTCAAGGTCTCAAGgaggcgacgatgatgataagagTCGTTTCCAACTAA